The following proteins come from a genomic window of Kitasatospora sp. NBC_01246:
- a CDS encoding MFS transporter yields MSVDTLPQHPGSTARPEGLGRRQVHAVAACYFVASFAALGLPPYLTAILPALGDPQGRWAGVLYIVPTVFSALGAPLWGRLADRFGRKRLLLRAQLGLTVSFLLAGAADSLPAFTLALVLQGFLGGTFAATNGYLAAALDGSKLSLALTLMQGSARAALVAAPILVGALSPWIDPHRQYLLMAVLPLTAALFLSLLPEPDPAARGGGPATDTGSGPGSDRAPSAATARPAPIGLLYTFEFVFVFATIISFPYLISLAQERLPGVSGTTTGILFALPHLCYLAFAARTHTAFLARPHAGIALGFGFVALGLAGHAAAHSLVAFVAVRLLLGAGLTLGLVCLSVLAAEAARGRAPGRMFGTLEFVSKGGAVAAGAVAALANGRFGAAAPVLVGTAAALLAATAAATLVFPTRIRWSSRR; encoded by the coding sequence ATGAGCGTCGACACCCTGCCACAGCACCCCGGCAGCACCGCCCGCCCCGAGGGGCTCGGCCGGCGCCAGGTGCACGCGGTGGCCGCCTGCTACTTCGTCGCCTCCTTCGCCGCCCTCGGCCTGCCGCCCTACCTGACGGCCATCCTCCCGGCCCTCGGCGACCCGCAGGGACGCTGGGCGGGCGTGCTCTACATCGTCCCGACCGTGTTCAGCGCCCTCGGTGCCCCGCTCTGGGGCCGGCTCGCCGACCGGTTCGGCCGCAAACGGCTGCTGCTGCGCGCCCAACTCGGCCTCACCGTCTCGTTCCTGCTGGCCGGAGCCGCCGACAGCCTGCCCGCGTTCACGCTCGCGCTCGTCCTCCAGGGCTTCCTCGGCGGCACCTTCGCCGCCACCAACGGCTACCTGGCGGCCGCCCTGGACGGCTCGAAGCTCTCCCTCGCGCTGACCCTGATGCAGGGCAGCGCCCGGGCCGCGCTGGTCGCCGCGCCGATCCTGGTCGGCGCGCTCTCCCCGTGGATCGACCCGCACCGGCAGTACCTGCTGATGGCCGTCCTGCCGCTGACCGCGGCCCTGTTCCTGTCGCTCCTGCCGGAGCCCGACCCGGCCGCCCGGGGCGGCGGCCCGGCCACTGACACCGGCAGCGGCCCCGGCAGCGACCGGGCCCCCAGCGCCGCGACCGCCCGACCCGCCCCGATCGGCCTGCTCTACACCTTCGAGTTCGTGTTCGTCTTCGCCACCATCATCTCGTTCCCCTATCTGATATCCCTGGCGCAGGAGCGGCTGCCCGGGGTCTCGGGCACGACGACCGGCATCCTGTTCGCCCTGCCGCACCTGTGCTACCTGGCGTTCGCCGCCCGTACGCACACCGCCTTCCTCGCCCGCCCGCACGCCGGCATCGCGCTGGGCTTCGGCTTCGTCGCGCTCGGCCTCGCCGGGCACGCCGCCGCGCACTCGCTGGTGGCGTTCGTCGCCGTCCGGCTGCTGCTCGGGGCCGGGCTCACCCTCGGCCTGGTCTGCCTCTCCGTGCTGGCCGCCGAGGCCGCCCGCGGCCGGGCACCGGGGCGGATGTTCGGCACCCTCGAATTCGTCTCCAAGGGCGGCGCGGTGGCCGCCGGCGCCGTCGCCGCGCTGGCCAACGGCCGCTTCGGCGCCGCCGCCCCCGTGCTGGTCGGCACCGCCGCCGCACTGCTGGCCGCCACCGCGGCCGCCACACTCGTCTTCCCGACCCGCATCCGCTGGAGTAGTCGCCGATGA
- a CDS encoding IucA/IucC family protein: MSAATRPAPPRDAGPGAPTAAEQLALRVLSALLREDVLGLRTRSTPQDRADGRWLLLAPAGLALPVVAEGFQSEYAARLPLLELDGTPLTGLEAVLAALTGLAEAADRPGWAAFTEECRQTLATMELHERTRAEVHSTLTDLYGADPARWSGPAAALGHDALAAHLDHPVYPTARGRSGLTEPELRAYAPEFHPAFELRWLAVPAGALTVHGDRPLPSWWPTPSWLGLDLAGGDDAWTTLPVHPLTVGEPLAGALRAAGLDGRAVLADRPYLTVVPTLSMRTVAVADDPGHHLKLPLATATLGRLNRRTIKPGTLVDGAAGQRLIEAVLAREPRFADRILHADEQSWAHAGHELLAVLLRRYPADAGLDRAVTVPLAALLAPAPGGRLVIDHLADRFHGGDPVALYDTLLDLLLDWQATLFGYGIALESHQQNTSVVFDEDGGLRLLYKDDDGPRIHTGRLAATLGEHGPGRAEFDDARIFGDGDRPLTDLFATITGHLCAGSLAFGLAAHGRAELGDLLDLLRRRLAEATERIGPAGAPLRAALLDAERLPVKAMVTAGTLLTKQRSGAADINKHYTDGPNYLRPDAVAAAPAGGAGATR; this comes from the coding sequence GTGAGCGCCGCCACCCGCCCCGCCCCGCCGCGCGACGCCGGGCCCGGCGCCCCCACCGCCGCCGAGCAGTTGGCGCTGCGGGTACTCTCCGCGCTGCTGCGCGAGGACGTGCTCGGGCTGCGGACCCGCAGCACTCCGCAGGACCGCGCGGACGGCCGCTGGCTGCTGCTGGCCCCGGCCGGCCTCGCCCTGCCGGTGGTCGCCGAGGGCTTCCAGAGCGAGTACGCGGCCCGGCTCCCGCTACTGGAGCTGGACGGCACCCCGCTGACCGGGCTGGAAGCCGTCCTGGCGGCCCTGACCGGCCTCGCCGAGGCGGCGGACCGGCCCGGCTGGGCGGCGTTCACCGAGGAGTGCCGGCAGACCCTCGCCACCATGGAGCTGCACGAGCGCACCCGGGCCGAGGTGCACAGCACCCTCACCGACCTCTACGGCGCGGACCCGGCCCGCTGGAGCGGCCCCGCCGCCGCCCTGGGGCACGACGCCCTGGCCGCCCACCTCGACCACCCGGTCTACCCCACCGCCCGCGGCCGCTCCGGTCTCACCGAGCCCGAGCTGCGCGCCTACGCACCGGAGTTCCACCCGGCCTTCGAACTGCGCTGGCTCGCCGTCCCGGCCGGTGCCCTCACCGTGCACGGCGACCGGCCGCTGCCCAGCTGGTGGCCCACCCCGAGCTGGCTCGGCCTCGACCTGGCGGGCGGTGACGACGCCTGGACCACCCTGCCCGTGCACCCGCTCACGGTGGGCGAGCCGCTCGCCGGGGCACTGCGGGCGGCCGGCCTCGACGGCCGCGCGGTCCTCGCCGACCGGCCCTACCTGACCGTCGTGCCCACCCTCTCCATGCGTACCGTGGCCGTCGCCGACGACCCCGGCCACCACCTCAAACTCCCTCTCGCCACCGCCACCCTGGGCCGGCTCAACCGCCGCACCATCAAGCCGGGGACGCTGGTCGACGGCGCCGCCGGGCAGCGGCTGATCGAGGCCGTGCTGGCCCGCGAACCCCGCTTCGCCGACCGGATCCTGCACGCCGACGAGCAGAGCTGGGCCCACGCCGGCCACGAACTGCTCGCCGTCCTGCTCCGCCGCTACCCCGCCGACGCCGGCCTGGACCGCGCCGTGACCGTCCCGCTGGCCGCCCTGCTGGCCCCCGCCCCCGGCGGACGCCTGGTGATCGACCACCTGGCCGACCGCTTCCACGGCGGCGACCCGGTCGCCCTCTACGACACCCTGCTGGACCTGCTGCTCGACTGGCAGGCCACGCTCTTCGGCTACGGCATCGCGCTGGAGTCCCACCAGCAGAACACCTCGGTGGTGTTCGACGAGGACGGCGGCCTGCGGCTGCTCTACAAGGACGACGACGGGCCGCGGATCCACACCGGCCGGCTCGCCGCCACGCTGGGCGAACACGGCCCCGGCCGGGCGGAGTTCGACGACGCCCGGATCTTCGGCGACGGCGACCGACCGCTGACCGACCTCTTCGCCACCATCACCGGCCACCTCTGCGCCGGCTCCCTGGCGTTCGGCCTCGCCGCCCACGGCCGCGCCGAACTGGGCGACCTGCTCGACCTGTTGCGCAGACGGCTGGCGGAGGCCACCGAACGGATCGGGCCGGCCGGCGCACCGCTGCGCGCCGCCCTGCTGGACGCCGAGCGACTGCCGGTCAAGGCGATGGTGACCGCCGGGACCCTGCTCACCAAGCAGCGCTCGGGCGCCGCCGACATCAACAAGCACTACACCGACGGGCCCAACTACCTCCGTCCGGACGCCGTCGCGGCAGCACCGGCGGGCGGCGCCGGGGCCACCCGATGA
- a CDS encoding ATP-grasp domain-containing protein — protein sequence MRLYLLALNPTDSVTQGFLPAAARLGLDVTVLTDHAEPHRDAYAALASAPEVVECDVRDFREVIGLISRREAPDAVFSNSDHLQTQTALAAEYFGLPAKDWKAALRAKNKGELRRHLTAAGLDAVRSFELDPGQDPSALREFDVPFPVVVKPREGVASEDVSLVGDRAELELRCAEIQRRRPGAALVVEEFLDGQLCTLETLGDGKRRHVLGGLRTRLSAPPHFIEEMLEFVPDHPRPVVEQILAQLDAVGVGLGACHTEFVVQPDGRARIIEVNYRAIGDQCDLMLAEILDIPLFEHILAAHLGRELPEGLTEHCAATAKRARNEAVCADRAGTLTAAPGPHHEERDGVRLSYQPVRPLGERHELHHTNRDYLGVIWAVGTDQQAVDAAVARFVAANRWEITP from the coding sequence ATGCGGCTCTACCTGCTCGCCCTCAACCCCACCGACTCGGTCACCCAGGGCTTCCTCCCGGCCGCCGCACGGCTGGGGCTCGACGTCACGGTGCTCACCGACCACGCCGAGCCGCACCGGGACGCCTACGCCGCGCTGGCGTCCGCGCCGGAGGTGGTGGAGTGCGACGTCCGGGACTTCCGCGAGGTGATCGGGCTGATCTCCCGGCGGGAGGCCCCCGACGCGGTGTTCAGCAACAGCGACCACCTGCAGACCCAGACCGCCCTGGCCGCCGAGTACTTCGGGCTGCCGGCCAAGGACTGGAAGGCGGCCCTGCGGGCCAAGAACAAGGGCGAGCTGCGCCGCCACCTGACCGCCGCCGGCCTGGACGCCGTCCGCTCCTTCGAGCTCGACCCCGGCCAGGACCCCTCCGCGCTGCGGGAGTTCGACGTCCCCTTCCCGGTCGTGGTGAAACCGCGCGAGGGCGTCGCCAGCGAGGACGTCTCGCTGGTCGGCGACCGCGCGGAGCTGGAGCTGCGCTGCGCCGAGATCCAGCGGCGGCGGCCCGGCGCGGCGCTGGTCGTCGAGGAGTTCCTGGACGGGCAGTTGTGCACCCTGGAGACGCTCGGCGACGGGAAGCGGCGGCACGTCCTCGGCGGGCTGCGGACCAGACTCTCCGCTCCCCCGCACTTCATCGAGGAGATGCTGGAGTTCGTCCCCGACCACCCGCGGCCGGTGGTCGAGCAGATCCTCGCGCAGCTGGACGCCGTCGGCGTCGGACTCGGCGCCTGCCACACCGAGTTCGTCGTGCAGCCGGACGGCCGGGCGCGCATCATCGAGGTCAACTACCGTGCCATCGGCGACCAGTGCGACCTGATGCTCGCCGAGATCCTCGACATCCCGCTGTTCGAGCACATCCTCGCCGCGCACCTCGGCCGTGAGCTGCCCGAAGGCCTCACGGAGCACTGCGCGGCCACCGCGAAGCGGGCCCGCAACGAGGCGGTCTGCGCGGACCGGGCCGGCACCCTCACCGCCGCGCCCGGCCCGCACCACGAGGAGCGCGACGGCGTCCGGCTCAGCTACCAGCCGGTCCGCCCGCTCGGTGAGCGCCACGAGCTCCACCACACCAACCGGGACTACCTCGGCGTGATCTGGGCCGTCGGCACCGACCAGCAGGCCGTGGACGCCGCCGTCGCCCGCTTCGTCGCGGCCAACCGCTGGGAGATCACCCCGTGA
- a CDS encoding ABC transporter substrate-binding protein, producing the protein MTRSARARRVPAALLAAALSTTLLAACGSTGGDSAEPAGDAASAPAAVGFPRSVTHAAGTAEIKARPKRVVVLDSGELDDVTLLGITPVGAVSPHMKTEGGFPNYLKDKIKDTKDVGPMAEPNLELIASLKPDLILSSKVRHAKVYDKLNAIAPTVLAETTGFPWKENLALYAQALGKEAEAKKALTDYEARAARLGEAIKAKNGGTEPTASVVRFVAGPTRLYAKASYSGVVLKDVGLSRPAAQDVDQNIIEVSAEQINQADADLVFVTVADDPTKTKQSEVQGTPVWQGLNAVKNAKVFNVPDETWMSGIGVQAAEAMLGDIAKAAGVDAPK; encoded by the coding sequence ATGACCCGCTCCGCCCGCGCCCGCAGAGTCCCCGCCGCGCTCCTCGCCGCCGCGCTCTCCACCACGCTGCTCGCCGCCTGCGGCAGCACCGGCGGCGACAGCGCCGAGCCCGCCGGGGACGCCGCCTCCGCCCCCGCCGCGGTGGGCTTCCCGCGCAGCGTCACGCACGCCGCCGGGACGGCCGAGATCAAGGCCCGGCCCAAGCGCGTCGTGGTGCTGGACAGCGGCGAGCTGGACGACGTCACCCTGCTCGGCATCACCCCGGTCGGCGCGGTGTCCCCGCACATGAAGACCGAGGGCGGCTTCCCGAACTACCTCAAGGACAAGATCAAGGACACCAAGGACGTCGGCCCGATGGCCGAGCCGAACCTGGAGCTGATCGCCTCCCTCAAGCCCGACCTGATCCTCTCCTCGAAGGTCCGGCACGCCAAGGTCTACGACAAGCTCAACGCCATCGCGCCGACCGTGCTCGCCGAGACCACCGGCTTCCCCTGGAAGGAGAACCTCGCCCTCTACGCCCAGGCCCTCGGCAAGGAGGCCGAGGCCAAGAAGGCGCTGACCGACTACGAGGCCCGCGCGGCCAGGCTCGGCGAGGCGATCAAGGCCAAGAACGGCGGCACCGAGCCGACCGCCTCGGTGGTCCGCTTCGTGGCCGGCCCGACCCGCCTCTACGCCAAGGCCTCCTACAGCGGCGTGGTGCTCAAGGACGTCGGCCTGAGCCGCCCGGCCGCCCAGGACGTGGACCAGAACATCATCGAGGTGAGCGCCGAGCAGATCAACCAGGCCGACGCCGACCTGGTCTTCGTCACCGTCGCCGACGACCCGACCAAGACCAAGCAGAGCGAGGTCCAGGGCACGCCGGTCTGGCAGGGCCTGAACGCCGTCAAGAACGCCAAGGTGTTCAACGTGCCGGACGAGACCTGGATGTCCGGCATCGGCGTCCAGGCCGCCGAGGCCATGCTCGGTGACATCGCCAAGGCCGCCGGCGTCGACGCGCCCAAGTAG
- a CDS encoding ABC transporter ATP-binding protein, with protein MTPDVATPFTAPDPAGNRLAAHGLHLRYGNRVIVDGLDLELPGGAVTAIVGPNACGKSTLLRGLVRLLGPAAGTVTLDGSDIHRMSARALAKRMGLLPQQPVTPEAITVEALVRLGRFPHQRLLTPWSKADQAAVEDALARTGTTDLRDQQVDRLSGGQRQRAWIALALAQDTDLLLLDEPTTFLDLRHQLDVLDLVADLHAEAGRTVVMVLHDLGQAARYADHLVVLKDGRLAAAGPPAEVLTADLVEAVFQVPCQVVPDPETGTPLVVPRARTGRAAAR; from the coding sequence ATGACCCCCGACGTGGCGACCCCCTTCACGGCCCCCGACCCGGCGGGCAACCGCCTCGCCGCCCACGGCCTGCACCTGCGCTACGGCAACCGGGTGATCGTCGACGGCCTCGACCTGGAGCTGCCCGGCGGCGCCGTCACCGCGATCGTGGGCCCGAACGCCTGCGGCAAGTCGACCCTGCTGCGCGGCCTGGTCCGGCTGCTCGGCCCGGCCGCCGGCACCGTCACCCTGGACGGCTCGGACATCCACCGGATGTCCGCCCGGGCGCTCGCCAAGCGGATGGGCCTGCTCCCGCAGCAGCCCGTCACCCCCGAGGCGATCACCGTCGAGGCGCTGGTCCGGCTCGGCCGCTTCCCGCACCAGCGGCTGCTCACCCCCTGGTCCAAGGCCGACCAGGCCGCCGTCGAGGACGCGCTGGCCCGCACCGGCACCACCGACCTGCGCGACCAGCAGGTGGACCGGCTCTCCGGCGGCCAGCGCCAGCGCGCCTGGATCGCGCTCGCGCTCGCCCAGGACACCGACCTGCTGCTGCTCGACGAGCCCACCACCTTCCTGGACCTCCGGCACCAGCTGGACGTCCTCGACCTGGTCGCCGACCTGCACGCCGAGGCCGGCCGCACCGTCGTCATGGTGCTGCACGACCTCGGGCAGGCCGCCCGCTACGCGGACCACCTGGTCGTCCTCAAGGACGGCCGGCTGGCCGCCGCCGGACCGCCCGCCGAGGTGCTGACCGCCGACCTGGTGGAGGCCGTCTTCCAGGTGCCGTGCCAGGTCGTGCCCGACCCGGAGACCGGCACCCCGCTGGTCGTCCCGCGGGCCCGGACCGGGCGGGCCGCCGCCCGCTGA
- a CDS encoding FecCD family ABC transporter permease has product MSVLTPAVPATAVGTAARRRAHTAAWSLLAAALLVLLTGIALGTGQVEMSVWEALRALVGLGDAGNVLVVQEFRAPRVVSALIAGAALAVAGSMLQRLFRNPLASPDTIGVTGGASFGAVLMLATGASQELIPLAALGGGLLAALLLGGFAWRSRMAVTRLVLVGLAVQQGLAAAVNLMIVRFPAELASSAMQWTTGSLYGRDWTEVWIGGTAIALTVVAVVLSQRRVAVLDLGDDSAGGLGLNPNRDRLVLLLLSIALASLAAALTGPVAFVALAVPHLVRLLAGPPTLGTLGLTALAGAVLLLSADLLVLHVIPVHGLPVGAVTATLGAPWLLALMIRQGRLPQRSDR; this is encoded by the coding sequence ATGAGCGTCCTGACCCCGGCGGTGCCCGCCACCGCTGTCGGCACGGCGGCCCGTCGCCGGGCCCACACCGCCGCCTGGTCGCTGCTCGCCGCCGCCCTGCTGGTCCTGCTGACCGGGATCGCGCTCGGCACCGGCCAGGTCGAGATGTCGGTCTGGGAGGCGCTGCGCGCCCTGGTCGGGCTCGGCGACGCCGGGAACGTGCTGGTGGTGCAGGAGTTCCGGGCACCCCGGGTGGTCTCCGCCCTGATCGCGGGAGCCGCGCTCGCGGTGGCCGGCTCGATGCTGCAACGGCTCTTCCGCAACCCCCTGGCCTCTCCCGACACCATCGGCGTCACCGGCGGCGCGTCGTTCGGCGCGGTGCTGATGCTCGCCACCGGCGCCTCGCAGGAGCTGATCCCGCTCGCCGCGCTCGGCGGCGGGCTGCTCGCCGCCCTGCTGCTCGGCGGCTTCGCCTGGCGGTCGCGGATGGCCGTCACCCGGCTGGTGCTGGTCGGCCTGGCGGTCCAGCAGGGCCTGGCCGCGGCGGTGAACCTGATGATCGTCCGGTTCCCCGCCGAGCTGGCCTCCTCGGCGATGCAGTGGACCACCGGCTCGCTCTACGGACGGGACTGGACCGAGGTCTGGATCGGCGGCACCGCCATCGCGCTCACCGTCGTCGCCGTGGTGCTCAGCCAGCGACGGGTCGCCGTGCTCGACCTCGGCGACGACTCGGCCGGCGGCCTCGGCCTGAACCCGAACCGCGACCGGCTCGTCCTGCTGCTGCTCTCCATCGCGCTGGCCTCGCTGGCCGCCGCGCTCACCGGACCGGTCGCCTTCGTGGCGCTCGCCGTCCCGCACCTGGTCCGCCTGCTGGCCGGACCGCCCACCCTCGGCACGCTCGGCCTCACCGCGCTCGCCGGCGCCGTGCTGCTGCTCTCCGCCGACCTCCTGGTGCTCCATGTGATCCCCGTCCACGGCCTGCCGGTCGGTGCCGTCACCGCCACCCTCGGCGCGCCCTGGCTCCTGGCGCTGATGATCCGCCAGGGCCGGCTTCCCCAGAGGAGCGACCGATGA
- a CDS encoding FecCD family ABC transporter permease translates to MLAAGVCALVLCAALSLALGSRSIPLSTVIDALTGAGHGGDADVVTGLRVPRTVIGLTIGAALGAAGAVAQGVTRNPLASPVTLGINAGAGFAVVAAIYALGLTRPVEYLWFAFAGAAVAAVAAYAMSRRGGDLDPVRLALGGTVLTVVLTSWTSALMLASHRTLDEARFWLAGSIAGRHLDTLTPLLPFLALGLVGAFAVAPSLNALALGDESAQALGVPVARIRVLGGLTVVLLAGSAVAVAGPIAFVGLAAPHLVRPLLGNDHRWLLPGCLITGPLLLLAADVLGRLVARPSEIEVGIVTAFLGAPLLAVLARKVAR, encoded by the coding sequence CTGCTGGCCGCCGGCGTCTGCGCGCTCGTGCTGTGCGCCGCGCTGAGCCTCGCTCTCGGCTCCCGCTCCATCCCGCTCTCCACCGTGATCGACGCTCTGACCGGCGCCGGGCACGGCGGCGACGCCGACGTGGTGACGGGCCTTCGGGTCCCCCGGACGGTGATCGGGCTGACGATCGGGGCGGCGCTCGGCGCCGCCGGCGCGGTCGCCCAGGGCGTCACCCGCAACCCGCTCGCCTCACCCGTCACGCTGGGGATCAACGCGGGCGCGGGCTTCGCCGTGGTCGCCGCGATCTACGCCCTCGGCCTCACCCGGCCGGTCGAGTACCTCTGGTTCGCCTTCGCCGGCGCGGCCGTCGCCGCGGTGGCCGCCTACGCGATGTCCCGCCGGGGCGGCGACCTCGACCCCGTCCGGCTGGCCCTCGGCGGCACCGTGCTCACCGTGGTGCTCACCTCCTGGACCTCGGCACTGATGCTGGCCAGTCACCGCACGCTGGACGAGGCGCGGTTCTGGCTGGCCGGCTCCATCGCCGGGCGCCACCTGGACACCCTGACGCCCCTGCTGCCGTTCCTGGCGCTCGGGCTGGTCGGCGCGTTCGCCGTGGCGCCCTCGCTCAACGCGCTCGCCCTCGGCGACGAGAGCGCCCAGGCGCTCGGCGTGCCGGTGGCCAGGATCCGGGTGCTCGGCGGTCTGACCGTCGTCCTGCTGGCCGGCAGCGCCGTCGCCGTCGCCGGACCGATCGCCTTCGTCGGGCTGGCGGCGCCGCACCTGGTCCGGCCGCTGCTCGGAAACGACCACCGCTGGCTGCTGCCGGGCTGCCTGATCACCGGTCCGCTGCTGCTGCTCGCGGCCGACGTGCTGGGCCGGCTGGTAGCCCGGCCGTCCGAGATCGAGGTCGGCATCGTGACGGCCTTCCTCGGCGCGCCGCTGCTCGCGGTGCTGGCCCGGAAGGTGGCCCGATGA
- a CDS encoding (2Fe-2S)-binding protein: MPATPCVPCPLYADYRRLLDLAPALRVDVLGAGEAAPTRAQGWYSAVELAADPTALADALAGEESRIAAEHGKAPRPHVTASRLLHHYLWSVCVLIAGPWHLARRVPVIDGADLWMHAPTGDFALRPRAHSTLAGDDELRAELRASVVTHVEPLLTAFSGATRRGTRALWGMVTDDLASAVWYLGRMLGEESAAVAAAGAVLPGGTQPLLGAADFRLLRGEDGRGHPTRTRLGCCLYYAIRPDSACITCPRTPDEERLRRL, from the coding sequence GTGCCCGCCACCCCATGCGTCCCTTGTCCTCTCTACGCGGACTACCGGCGGCTGCTGGACCTCGCCCCGGCCCTGCGGGTCGACGTGCTCGGCGCGGGCGAGGCCGCGCCCACACGTGCTCAGGGCTGGTACTCCGCCGTCGAACTGGCGGCGGATCCGACCGCGCTGGCCGACGCGCTGGCCGGCGAGGAGTCCCGGATCGCCGCCGAGCACGGCAAGGCCCCGCGCCCCCACGTCACCGCCTCCCGGCTGCTGCACCACTACCTCTGGTCGGTCTGCGTCCTGATCGCCGGCCCCTGGCACCTCGCCCGCCGGGTCCCCGTCATCGACGGCGCGGACCTCTGGATGCACGCCCCCACGGGTGACTTCGCACTCCGTCCACGCGCCCACAGCACGCTCGCGGGCGACGACGAACTGCGCGCCGAACTGCGCGCCTCCGTCGTCACCCACGTCGAGCCGCTGCTCACCGCCTTCTCGGGCGCCACCCGGCGCGGCACCCGCGCCCTGTGGGGCATGGTGACGGACGATCTGGCCTCCGCCGTCTGGTACCTCGGCCGGATGCTCGGCGAGGAGTCCGCCGCCGTCGCGGCCGCCGGAGCGGTGCTGCCCGGCGGCACCCAGCCGCTGCTCGGCGCCGCCGACTTCCGCCTCCTGCGCGGCGAGGACGGGCGCGGCCACCCGACCCGCACCCGGCTCGGCTGCTGCCTCTACTACGCGATCCGGCCGGACTCCGCCTGTATCACCTGCCCACGGACGCCGGACGAGGAGCGGCTGCGGCGGCTCTGA
- a CDS encoding VOC family protein, whose amino-acid sequence MIDSTMRVRVARPSRDLAAAERFYVDGLGLDVLWRTTERVSGEHDLIMVGPAGGSWHFELTRDPEHPLEPTPTVDDLFVVYLGAPVDEAAVARLEAAGGTRVAAHNPYWDEYGVTVADPDGYRLVLCSRTWGA is encoded by the coding sequence ATGATCGATTCGACGATGCGGGTGCGGGTCGCCCGCCCCTCCCGGGACCTCGCCGCCGCCGAGCGGTTCTACGTCGACGGCCTGGGGCTCGACGTCCTCTGGCGCACCACCGAGCGGGTGTCCGGCGAGCACGACCTGATCATGGTCGGCCCGGCCGGCGGCAGCTGGCACTTCGAGCTCACCCGCGACCCGGAGCACCCGCTGGAGCCGACGCCGACCGTGGACGACCTCTTCGTCGTCTACCTGGGCGCGCCGGTCGACGAGGCCGCCGTGGCCAGGCTGGAGGCCGCCGGCGGCACCCGGGTAGCCGCGCACAACCCGTACTGGGACGAGTACGGCGTGACCGTCGCGGACCCGGACGGGTACCGGCTGGTGCTCTGCAGCCGGACCTGGGGTGCCTGA
- a CDS encoding type VII secretion target, which produces MSDGAAPGGGGDGYGVSVAGLSGVTDQLNKTATDIAAAKTAYAGSVCYAATAFGEFGMDSAWSSFDSAWSKEITVTQRALDELSQKMSTTTANYRNAEKAITASLVPAGGGR; this is translated from the coding sequence ATGAGCGACGGAGCAGCGCCGGGCGGCGGCGGGGACGGATACGGCGTCAGCGTGGCCGGTCTGAGCGGCGTCACGGACCAACTGAACAAGACGGCGACGGACATCGCCGCGGCCAAGACCGCCTACGCGGGCTCGGTCTGCTACGCGGCCACCGCCTTCGGCGAGTTCGGCATGGACAGCGCGTGGTCCTCCTTCGACAGCGCCTGGTCGAAGGAGATCACCGTCACCCAGCGCGCGCTGGACGAGCTGTCCCAGAAGATGTCGACCACCACGGCCAACTACCGCAACGCGGAGAAGGCCATCACGGCCTCGCTGGTGCCGGCGGGCGGCGGCCGGTGA